The Nitrosomonadales bacterium nucleotide sequence CGTGCCATGCGCGCCGCAACCGAAACAGTGGTAGAACTGTTTGGCCTGACTTACCGTGAACGAAGGGGATTTCTCATTGTGGAACGGGCAGCAGGCAACGTAATTGGCGCCAGCTTTCTTGAGCGGGAGGTAGCGCTCGATCACATCCACGATATCGAGGCGATTGAGCAGATCCTGAATGAAACTTTTTGGAATCACAAGCCAACACCGCCTTTATCACCGCACGGCAATCAGCCGCGGGATGGTTGAATCGGGATTACTTGGAAAGCTGCACTTTAATCAATGCAGAGACTTTGCCCATGTCGGCCCGCCCGGCCAGCTTGGGTTTCAACGAGCCCATGACCTTGCCCATATCCTGCATGCCGGCGGCACCGGTAGATGCAATCGCATCGGCAATGGCGGCGATAATCTCAGATTCGCTGAACTGTTGCGGCATGTATGCCTGCAATACGGAAACTTCAAATTTCTCGGCGTCCGCCAGATCCTGACGGCCGGCCGCCTCATACTGACTGATGGAATCGCGGCGCTGCTTCAACATCTTTTCGATGATGGAGACCACATCCGCATCTGTCAGCTCAATGCGCTCGTCCACTTCGCGTTGTTTCATCGCGGCCAGCAAAAGACGAATCGCCCCGAGGCGCGCCGTCTCTCTGGCGCGCATCGCGGCTTTCATGTCATCGCTGATCTGTTGCTTCAGGCTCATCGAAAAACAAACGCCGCAACCTCAACGGATTGCGGCGTCAGTCATGGAAGCGATCAATACAGCTTGGGAGGCAGCGTCTGGCTGCGCAGGCGCTTGTAATGGCGCTTCACGGCAGCAGCCAGCTTGCGCTTGCGTTCTGCGGTGGGCTTTTCGTAAAACTCGCGGGCACGCAACTCGGTCAACAGGCCGGTCTTTTCCACGGAACGCTTGAAGCGGCGCATCGCCACTTCGAACGGCTCATTCTCTTTTACACGTACGGTTGTCATCGACAAACTACCTTTTACCAAAAAATTGAGGGCGCGATTCTACAAAACAACGGGTTATTACACAACCTCTAAATTCACCTGACCGTGACCCGCCCGAACTTGCGCTTGCCGACCTGAGCCACCACGACTGCCCCCACCTTGACCTGCAAGGCTTTGTCGCTGACCTTCTCGCCATCAAGTTTGACGCCGCCCTGATCAATCATGCGGTTCGCTTCGGAAGTACTGGCGACCAACCCGGCCTGTTTGAGGAGCTGGGCGATGCCGATGTGACCATCCGTACCGGAGACTGCGATTTCAGGCATGTCGTCCGGTAGCACCCCCTTCCGGAAGCGGGCTTCAAACTCGGCCAGCGCGTCTTCCGCCGCCCTCTGACTGTGGAAGCGAGCGACGATTTCCTGTCCGAACAGCACCTTGATGTCGCGCGGGTTGCGCCCGCCCGCCACCTCTTCTTTCCATTTGGCGATGGTCGCCAGGCTTTCGAAGGAGAGCAGTTCGAGGTAGCGCCACATCAACTCGTCGGAAACCGACATGATCTTGCCGAACATATCCTGCGGAGCGTCGGTCACACCGATATAGTTGCCGAGCGACTTGGACATCTTGTTGACGCCATCCAGCCCCTCCAGCAATGGCATGGTAAGCACACATTGCGCGGGCTGGCCGAAATGCCGCTGCAATTCGCGTCCCATCAGCAGGTTGAACTTCTGGTCGGTACCGCCCAGCTCAAGGTCGGCCTTGAGCGCGACGGAATCGTAACCCTGCACCAGCGGATAGAGGAATTCATGGATGGCGATCGGCTGGCTGGTGCGATAGCGCTTGCCGAAATCGTCGCGTTCCAGCATCTGCGCTACGGTGTGAGTTGCGGCCAGCCTGATCAGGTCGACCGCGCTGAACTTGTCCATCCACACAGAGTTGAACACGATCTCGGTCTTGTCCGGATCCAGTACCTTGAACACCTGATCCTTGTAACTCTGTGCATTGGCGAGCACCTGCTCGCGCGACAGCGGTGGTCGGGTGGCATTCTTCCCGGTCGGGTCGCCAATCATGCCGGTAAAGTCCCCGATCAGGAACAGCGCGTGGTGCCCCAAATCCTGCAGCTGTCGCATTTTGTTGAGCAGCACGGTATGTCCGAGGTGCAAATCCGGGGCGGTAGGATCAAAACCGGCCTTGACGCGCAGTGGACGACCAAGCGCAAGCTTTTGTTTCAATTCTTCCTCCAGCAGGAGCTCTTGGGCTCCACGCTTGATCAGTGACATTGCATCCTGCAGTTTCGTTTCCATCAAATCCACCATCGAAATAAATCCGGCAATCACGAGATTGCCGTTCGTTCCTGATTCATTACCGTTCGTCGGCCATGCTTCGCCGCTCGATTTTCCCGCCCTCCATCCATCAGACCGGTTTTGAGGTCGTACCCCTTTCTGGTAAAGTGCGCACCCATTGAAAATGCTGTGCGTTGCCAGACAATACCAGAAGCGCCCCAAGGAGCCGCGAATGTTAACCCAAAACCTGATCAGCCAAGAACGCAAAATGAAATTGCGCTGGTTCGTCACCTTATCCACCATGCCATTGCTGGGCGTGGTCACGGCCTTCGGCCTGGTACCGCAAAATGAGCTCAACCTGACTTCGAGCAAGATATCCATCGAAGAGATCGCTCTCCCCAAGGTGACCCCGTTGCTGGCCGACACAGCCACGAGTTTCTGGCGTAACGAACGTGTGCAACGCGGCGATACCGTGGTCGATCTGCTGCGCCGCTTGAATATCGAAGACGATGCCGCCAGCGCATACCTGCGCAACGCGGCGGAAGCCGGGCCTTTCCGCATACTGCCTGCCGGAGCCGAAGTGCAAGCCGAGACCAACGCATCCGGTGGACTGATTGCGTTGCGTTTTCTGGGTGACGACGCCGCGCAAATGGTAGTCGAAAGGCAGGGCGAAGAATTCCGGACGCGTACACTGCCGGCACAACTGGAAAAACGTCTGTTCGTGCGTACCGGTGAGATCCAGACCAATCTGTATGCGGCCACCGATGCCGCCGGGATGCCGGATGCCGCATCCCAGCAATTGACCGAGATTTTCAGCGGCGATATCGATTTCCACCACGATCTGAGACGCGGCGACAGATTCACCGTGATATACGAAATGAGCTACAGCAACGGCGCACTGGTAAGCCCCGGGCGTATCCAGGCAGCCGAGTTCGTCAATCAGGGTCAGGTCTACCGCGCCGTGTATTTCCAGACGGACGCGCACCACGGCGATTACTACACCCCGGAAGGCAAGAGCGTGCGCAAGACTTTCCTGCGCTCCCCCATCGAATTTTCGCGCGTCAGTTCCGGTTTCAGTCTGTCGCGCCGCCATCCGGTGCTGAACAAGGTCCGTGCGCATAAGGGCGTGGATTTCGCCGCCCCGATCGGCACCCGCGTCAAGGTGACATCCGATGGCGTGGTTTCCTATATCGGCAACCAGAACGGTTATGGCAAAGTCATCATGGTCAACCATCCGGGCCGCCATACCACCGTCTACGGTCACTTGTCCCGTTATGCCAAGGGGTTGCATCGCGGCCAACGCGTCGCACAGGGTGACGTGATCGGTCATGTCGGCATGACCGGCCTTTCCAGTGGCCCGCACTTGCACTACGAACTCAAGATCGATGGCGTACAACGCGACCCGTTGCGTGTTGCCTTGCCCGATGCCCATCCGATCGACAGCGTTCACAAAGTCGCATTCCAGTCCGTATCGGACAAATTCGTGACGCAGTTGAACCTGTTGCGCAACACCAACCTCGCAATGCTCGATTAAGCGTTGCCGTGCAGGAACGCGGCCTCTATATCGGATTGATGTCCGGCACCAGCCTGGATGGCGTCGATGCCGTCCTGGTTGAATTGGGCCAGCGCAGCCCCCGGCTACTCGCCAAGCACTACCAGCCGTTTGATGCCGCTCTGAAAGACGCCCTGCTGTCCTTGCACCAAACCGGACACAATGAATTGCATCAGGCGCAACTGGCCGGCAATCTGCTGGCACAGCTTTACGCACAGTGCATCCCGCCATTATTGGCGCAAGCCCTTGTCACTGCGGATCAGGTAACTGCCATCGGCTGCCATGGACAGACCATCCGCCACTGTCCGGAGCAGGGTTACACCCTGCAGATCGGCAATGCCGCCCTGCTGGTCGAACTGACCGGCATCACTGTCGTCAGCGATTTTCGCAGCCGTGATATTGCCGCAGGAGGGCAGGGGGCGCCGCTGGTTCCCGCATTCCATAGCCATGTATTGCGCGATCCCGACAGGCATCGCGTCATCGTCAACATCGGGGGCATCAGCAACCTGACGGATCTTCCACCGAACGGCGCCACCTCCGGTTTCGACTGCGGGCCCGGCAACCTGTTGATGGATGCCTGGTGCATGCGGCATACCGGCAAACCGTTCGACGACCATGGCGGATGGGCGGCATCGGGGAGCCCGTTGCCGATGTTGCTGGATCGTTTGTTACAGGAGCCGTTCTTCTCGCTGGCGCCGCCCAAAAGCAGCGGGCGTGATCTTTTCAACCTGTCGTGGCTGCAAAACAAGCTTAGGGGAAACGAAGCTGCTGCGGACGTACAGGCCACATTGCTGGAACTGACCTGCCTGTCGATTGCGCAAGCCATCCGGCAATACTGCAACGGCGCATCCGAGGTTTATCTGTGTGGCGGCGGAGTCCATAACCAGACATTGCACAAGCGTCTTGCCGCCATGCTGGCCGACTGCACCGTGGACTCCATCAATGACCTGGGGATGGATGCCGACTATCTGGAAGCTGTCGCCTTTGCCTGGCTGGCACAACAAACGCTGCAGGGCAAGCCTGCCAACCTGCCATTGGTTACCGGCGCGGCGCATCCGTGCATTCTGGGTGCCATCTACCTTAGCCACTGACTGGCAGTCTCAAAAGCACACGGGGCGCAACGAGCGCCCCGCGTCACATAATCAAACCGCGCGGATCAAACCGAAAAGGAGGAACCGCAACCGCAGGTTGTGGTGGCGTTCGGATTCTTGATGACAAACTGCGAACCCTCCAGACCTTCCTGATAATCGATCTCTGCGCCGACCAGATACTGGAAGCTCATCGGGTCGATCAGCAGCTGCACGCCATTCTTGTCCAACACCGTGTCGTCCTCGTTCGTCACTTCGTCAAAAGTAAAGCCGTACTGGAAGCCGGAACATCCGCCACCACTGACGAAGACACGCAGTTTGAGATCGGCATTACCCTCTTCCTCGATCAACTGCTTCACCTTGTTGGCGGCGCTGTCGGTAAACAATAGCGGGTCCTGAGTTTCGGTTATTGCATTCATGGGGTTATCTCCTCGATATCGGTTATTCTGCACTGCTTAATTTGAACGCCACCACCTTATCCTGCGTGGCGGCATCACCATGCAACAGGCGACCTTCAATGATCGCACCCAACTGGATCTCCAGCGTCTTGTAATGCACGTCGCCTGTGACCCTTGCCTTGCCTTGCAGTTCCAGATATTCGCTGGCAATCACCGAGCCACTGATCGAGCCATTGACGACCAGATGGGTAACATTCACTTCGCCATTTACGCACGCATGCTCACTCAGGACCAGCGTACTCGGTTTATCCTGGACTGCAACGACATTGCCGTTCACCTGCCCGTCGATACGCATACCCCCACTGAAACTCAGGTCGCCATCAATGACCGTCCCAGCCCCGATCAATGAATCGATCCGGTTCTGCGGTTTGCTGTGTTTCTTGCTGAACATCGCTTGCTCCTTAAGCTTATGGAAGGGTCACGCTCTGCCGTACTCTCGGCTCGCTCGCTCCTTGCTCGAACACCCGTACCTGAACTGCCTCCAACTGCGCTGCGGGAGGCAGCTGGAAGCTTTGCTCAATGCGTTGATAATACTTGAAACTGAGCTGGAATTGTTCATTCCCCGACTCGTCCTGCGGGAATACATAGGTAGTCCGCGCTCCATTTTCCAGCACAGTGGCAACCACTTGATAGCTGCCAGCGAATATCCTGGCGCGCTTTCCGCTTTGCACCAGCAGCGCATGCAGGTGATACTCGCCCGGCATGCTATCCCGATCGAGTCTCACACGATGAATTCCCAATTCACCTTCCTTGCCGCGTACCGCAGTAAGGTTCTGGAAGAACGCCAGATCTTCCTGAAGATGGCCGTTCTCGTCCGTCATCACCTTCAATTGCCTGGTCGCTTCCCGGTTGCTGGCCTGCTCGATCTGGATTTGCCGCTCATATTGCGCGATCTGGTCGCGCAAATGCACATTCTCGTCACCCAGTTTGGCGACACGATCGCGCAACTGCTCGAGTTCCTGTTGCGCCTGTCCGCGATTGAACCCTGCCAACTCAAGTCCGCTACCGTAGGCCCACCATGCCAAGCCGAAGGACGCCAGCACAAAGGGCACGGTCATGCTCCATCGCAAATACCACGGGATATGCGCCTGCACCGACAGCTTCGGTGCGGAAATACCGAACCTGCGACTAACGCGTCGCCACATTATGGTAACAAAGGCACATTATTCAGCGCCGTCTCCTCTGGAAATCCGAACAGGATGTTCATGTTTTGCACGGCCTGGCCCGCCGCCCCCTTGACCAGGTTGTCGATCACGGACAACACCACGACCGTATCGCCGCCCTGCGGCCTGTGCACTGCGATGCGGCAGCAATTCGCGCCGCGCACGGAACGTGTCTCGGGCATGCTGCCTGCCGGCATCACGTCGACGAAAGGCTCGCCCGCATAACGCTGCTCAAACAGCGCCTGCAGATCCACGTCGCGCGTCAACTTGCCATATAACGTGGCATGGATGCCGCGTATCATCGGCGTCAGGTGCGGCACGAACGTCAGGCCGACTTCCTTGCCGGCCATTCTTTGCAAACCCTGCCTGATCTCCGGCAGATGGCGGTGCCCCGGCACTCCGTAGGCTTTGAAGTTATCGGATGCTTCCGGGAATAACGTGTGGACTTCCGCCTTGCGACCGGCTCCGGAAACACCCGATTTGGCATCCGCGATCAGGCTATCTTCCTCGATCACGCCCGCCTCCAGCAACGGCATGAACCCCAGTTGCACGGCCGTCGGATAACAGCCCGGGTTGGCGACCAGCCGCGCCTGCCCGATCTGCTCCCGGTTCACTTCCGGCAAGCCGTACACCGCCTCTGCGACCAGCTCCGGGCACGCATGCGTCATGCCATACCACTTTTCCCACTCGGCGATATCCTGGATGCGGAAATCGGCAGCAAGGTCGATCACCTTCACGCCCGCATCAAGCAGGGCAGGCACCTGCTGCATCGCAATGCCGTTCGGCGTGGCGAAGAACACCAGGTCGCACTGCTCGAGATGCGCCTGATCAGGGTGACTGAATGGCAGGTCAACGTGACCGCGCAAGCTGGAATACATCTGGCTGACCGGCGTACCCGCATCGGCACGCGAAGTGATTACACGCAACTCCGCCTGCGGATGCGCCGCCAACAGGCGCAACAACTCCACTCCCGTATAACCCGTACCACCGACTATGCCAACTTTGATCATTTCGAACATTCCTCAATAACACGTCGCATCATACAACAAACCCCAATGCAAAAGCCGCCCAAGGGCGGCTTTTGCGATACATCCGAACAGCTTTTAACGCTTGGAGAACTGCTTGCGGCGACGCGCCTTGCGCAGACCGACCTTCTTGCGCTCGACCTCGCGAGCATCGCGAGTCACCAAGCCTGCCTGTTTCAGCGCAGGCTTGAATTCTGCGTTGTAATCGATCAGGGCGCGGGTGATGCCATGACGCACCGCACCGGCCTGTCCCGCTTCACCGCCACCAATGACGTTCACCATGATATCGAACTTGGTCAGCGTATCGGTCAGCGTCAGCGGCTGGCGCACGATCATGCGGCCCGTTTCACGGGAGAAGAACACATCCACCGGCTTGTCGTTGACGGTGATATCGCCCTTGCCCGGCTTGATAAACACGCGGGCCACCGCGCTCTTGCGACGGCCGGTTCCATAGTTATAAGTCACGCTCATGATTAAGCCTTCAACAGATTGACGGGTTTGGGTTGCTGCGCTTCATGCGGATGCGTCGCACCCCCATATACTTTCATCTTGTTCAGCATCGCATAGCCCAGCGGGCCCTTGGGCAACATGCCCTTGACTGCCTTCTCCAGAACGCGACCGGGATGGCGCGCCTGCAATTTGGCAAAATTGGTGGTGTACAAACCGCCCGGATAGGTCGTATGACGATGGTACAGCTTGGCTTCCGTCTTATTGCCAGTCACGCGCAGTTTGTCTGCATTGACCACGACGACATAGTCACCGGTATCGACGTGCGGGGTATAGATCGCCTTATGCTTGCCACGCAGGCGCGCAGCAATCTGCGCGGCCAGACGGCCCAGCACTTGATCGGCTGCATCGACCAGAAGCCAGTCGTGCTGGACTTCATGGGACTTGGCGGAAAATGTTTTCATAGCCACTATTCCTAAAGATTCAATCGGTAAACGTCAAAGGGCGCGCATTCTATTGCAGGCTGCACGCCAGTGTCAAACGCTATTTTGGAAGAGTTGCCGCGCGACTGGCCGTGACCCTAACAGGCATCGCACACCGGCAGAATTATGGGACGAGCAAGAAATCTGTGTAAGATTGCGTCCGCATCCAGTCCACGAAATACAACCATGTCCTGGTATATCACCAACCTTATCGCCGCCCTCCTGTTGCCACCCCTCAGCCTGCTGCTGTTATTCGCATCGGGAATTTACCTGCTCTACCGCCGCCACAAGTTCGCCAAACCGCTGTTGCTGGCCACGTTCGCCCTGTTCTGGATCACTGCCACGCCCTATTTCTCTGATAGCGCCCTGCACTTGCTGGAAGCGCAGACTGCCCCCCTGGATGATGGCCGCCAGAAGGCCGGCGCGATCGTGATACTCGGCGGCGGTACATATTTCCACGCTCCCGAATATAACAATCAGGACACCATCAGTGAAACCGCGCTGGTTCGTCTGCGCTATGGTGCAAGGCTGCAGCGCAAGACCGGCAAACCGATCCTGGTAACCGGCGGCAGGCCGCTCGGCAACAGCGCTTCCGAAGCACGGCAAATGCGCCTTGTCCTGGAGCAGGACTTCCAGGTGCCGGTACGCTGGACGGAAGACGCCTCGGACAACACCCTGGAAAATGCGCGCTATTCGTTCCGGACCCTGCAACAAGACGGCATCGGAAAAGTCTACCTGGTCACGCACGCCTGGCACATGCCACGCGCGGCGGATGCTTTCCGGCGCGCGGGATTCGAGGTCGTCGAAGCGCCGACCGCCTTCACCACGCGTTACCGCACCGATCTGCTTGCATTCCTGCCTCGCGCCGAAGCCGCAAAGAATTCCAGGATTTTCGTCCACGAATTAATCGGTTCGCTCTGGTATCGGTTAAAGTTCATGCTTTCCAACAGCAAGACGAACGAGGGAACAACATGAAAGCGCGCGTCAAATGGGTAGAACAGGTATCTTTTCTGGGCGAAACCGAAAGCAACCATGCCGTCCTGATGGACGGCTCACCGGCCGTCGGCGGGCGCAATCTCGGGCCGCGTCCGATGGAAATGCTGCTGCTCGGCGCGGGCGGCTGCACCAGCTTCGACGTGGTATCAATCCTGAAGAAGAGCCGTCAGGCCATATCGGACTGTTATGTCGAGATTGACGCGGAACGCGCCGAAACCGACCCCAAGGTATTCACGAAGATCCACATGCATTTCGTGGTAAAGGGCAAGAATATCAAGCCCGAGGCTGTCGAAAAGGCGATTAAGCTGTCTGCGGAAAAATACTGCTCAGCCTCCATCATGCTCGGTGCGACTGCCAGCGTGACGCACGATTTCGAGGTGGTGCAGGAATAGGGGACGGAGAGTGGCGAGCGGGAAGTGGGGCGCACCTACGGCGCTCAGTAACACCCCGACTCACTACTTCCTGCTTACCGGAAACTTAAATCCGGTAGGCGGCTTGCGTCAGTATCCTGGATGTGGCGCGCATCGCCAACCTGACCGGCGCGGGCAATTCCGCCCCGCCCATCTGTTTTGCCATCTCCGAATGACTGGTCTCATCCTCGTACATCTGCCGTACGACGGCGCGGCTTTTTGCGTCCTGTGGAGGCAATTTTTCCAGATGGCTTTGCAGATGCCCGCCAACCTGATGCTCGGTCTCGGCAAGGAAACCCAGATTCCACTTGTCGCCCAGCAACCCGGCAAACGCCCCCAGTGCCAGTGAACCGGTATACCAGAGCGGATTGAGCATGCTCAGATGACCGCCCAGCTCATGCACGCGCCGCGAAGTCCACGCCAGATGCTCGGTCTCCTCCTGCGCGGCTTGCTGCAGTTTCTGCTGCACAGCCGGGTCACGTGCCGTCAGGCCCTGGCCCTGGTATAACGCCTGAGCGCAAATTTCGCCGCTATGGTTGATGCGCATCAGTCCGACAGCGTGCTTCTTTTCGGCGTCATCCATCGGCACATCCGGCAGATTCGCATCCGGGTGCGGACGCACGCTGTGCGCCTGACTGAATAAGGTACGCAACCCCTTGTCGAATTCGACGATCAAACGATCAGGACTGAACATGACACCTCCCGCAATGAAAATCAGGCAAACACCCTGGCCAATTCTACACCCGGATCATTCGCACGCATGAACGCCTCACCCACCAGGAACGCATTCACCCGATGGCTTTGCATCAGGCTCACATCCTGTCGGTCATGAATACCGCTCTCGGTCACGACCACCCTGTCTTCTGGAATATGCGGCAACAGGTCCAGCGTGTTTTGCAGACTGACCTCGAAAGTGCGCAGGTTGCGGTTATTGATGCCGACCAGCGGCGTCTTGAGATGCAGCGCCACCTTCAGTTCGTCGCCATCATGCACTTCCACCAGCACCGCCATGCCGAGCTTGTGCGCCAGGGCCTCGAATGTCTTCATCTGACCCAGGGTCAAGGCGGAGGCGATCAGCAGGATGGCGTCCGCCCCCATCGCCCTTGCCTGGTATATCTGGTATTCGCTGACGATAAAGTCCTTGCGCAATACCGGCAGGTCACAGGCGGCTCGCGCCTGCTGCAGGTATTCCGCACTCCCCTGGAAGAACTGCTCGTCGGTCAGCACCGACAGGCAGGTGGCACCATGCTGCTCATAGCTGGCCGCAATCGTATCCGGATGAAAATCAGGACGAATAACCCCTTTGCTTGGACTGGCCTTTTTGATCTCCGCAATCACTGCGGGCTGCCCGGACGCGATCCTGCCGCGAATGGCAGCGACGAAATCGCGGACAGGCCCCGCCTGCTCCGCTTCCGCGCGTATTGTCGGCAGCGGCTTGGCCGACAGGGCCGCAGAGACTTCCTGTGCTTTCACCGCGAGAATCTTTTTCAATATATCGGACATGCCGCACCCTTCCGGTTCGAGGCACGCATTCTACCCGATGCGGAGTGCTAAAATGCGCACCACTCTCAACCTGACATAGATCCTGGAAAAGCATGGATAACATCAAGGAATACATGAAGGGCGTGGGCCAATCTGCACGCGCAGCATCACGCGTGATGGCGATGGCCGACACCAACGCCAAGAACCGCGCGCTGGAGAACATCGCCACGGCCATCGAGCTCAACAGCAGCAAGCTCATCGCCGCGAATCGCAAAGATGTCGACGATGCGAAGAAGAGCGGCCTTGATGCCGCCTCCATCGACCGCCTCACCCTCACCGAAAAGACCATCAAGGGAATGGCCGAAGGCCTGCGCCAGATCGCCGCCCTGCCCGATCCGATCGGCGAGATCGACGACCTCAAATTCCGCCCTTCCGGCATCCAGGTCGGCCGGATGCGCGTACCACTGGGCGTCATCGGCATCATCTACGAATCGCGCCCGAACGTGACGGCGGACGCGGCCGGCCTGTGCCTGAAGTCCGGCAACGCCTGCATCCTGCGCGGCGGCTCCGAGGCCATCCATTCCAACCAGGCCATCGCGGCCTGCGTGCATCAGGGGCTGCGCGAAGCCGGACTGCCCGAGACTGCGGTGCAGGTGGTGAACACCACCGACCGCGCCGCCGTGGGCGAACTCATCACCATGAAGGACTATGTGGATGTCATCGTGCCGCGCGGCGGCAAGAGCCTGATCGAGCGCATCAGCAACGAGGCGCGCATCCCCGTCATCAAGCATCTGGATGGCATCTGCCACGTGTATATCGACGACGAGGCCGACCTAAAGAAAGCCATCCGCATCGCCGACAATGCGAAGACGCACCGTTACGGCGTGTGCAACGCGATGGAGACCCTGCTGGTGAATGCGAATGTTGCGGCGAAGGTATTGCCCGAACTATGCAAAACCTATCTGGACAAAGGCGTTGAGCTTCGCGGCGATGATGCCTCGCGCAAACTCGTTGCACAGATGAAGACCGCCACCGAGGAAGACTGGCACACCGAATACCTCGCGCCCATCCTCGCGGTGCGCGTGGTGGCGAACGTCGATGAGGCTATTGCGCACATCAACACCTACGGCTCGCAGCATACCGACAGCATCGTCACCGAGAACTACAGCAAGGCGATGCGCTTCCTGCGCGAGGTGGATTCGTCCAGCGTGATGGTGAACGCCTCGACGCGCTTCGCCGACGGCTTCGAATACGGACTGGGCGCGGAGATCGGCATCTCCACCGACAAGATCCATGCGCGCGGGCCGGTCGGACTGGAAGGACTGACCTCGCAGAAATTCATCGTGCTCGGCAACGGGCAAATCAGAATCTAACCAGAGAGAAAACAATATGAGCACTATCGAGATCAAGGTTCCCGACATCGGCGACTTCAAGGGCGTGGCCGTCATCGAGATTGCCGTCAAAGCGGGCGACACTGTCGAAGCCGAACAGGCGCTGATCACGCTGGAGACCGACAAAGCCACGATGGATGTACCTTCGCCTGTCGCAGGCGCAGTAAAAGAACTGAAGGTGAAAGTCGGCGACAAGGTATCCGAAGGCTCGGTGATTCTGTTGCTGGAAACAGTGCAGGATTCAGGATCAAGGATTCAGGATTCAGGATCAAGGATTCAGGATTCAGTAAAACCTGCTGCCGCATCAGCGCCCACTGCCCCCGCCCCCGAATCCCGAATCCCGAATCCCGCATCCTCGATCAAAGGCGATCTCCATGCCGAAGTGGTGGTACTCGGTGCCGGCCCCGGCGGCTACACCGCGGCATTCCGCGCGGCCGACCTCGGCAAGCAGGTGGTGCTGATCGAGAAGCACGCGACACTCGGCGGCGTCTGCCTGAACGTGGGTTGCATCCCGTCCAAGGCGCTGCTGCATGTAGCCAAGGTCATCAACGAGGCGGAAGAGGTATCGCACCATGGCGTGACCTTCGCCAAGCCGAAGATCGACATCGATGCGATCCGCGGCTGGAAAGAAAGTGTGATCGGCAAGCTCA carries:
- the rplM gene encoding 50S ribosomal protein L13 gives rise to the protein MKTFSAKSHEVQHDWLLVDAADQVLGRLAAQIAARLRGKHKAIYTPHVDTGDYVVVVNADKLRVTGNKTEAKLYHRHTTYPGGLYTTNFAKLQARHPGRVLEKAVKGMLPKGPLGYAMLNKMKVYGGATHPHEAQQPKPVNLLKA
- a CDS encoding YdcF family protein, which translates into the protein MSWYITNLIAALLLPPLSLLLLFASGIYLLYRRHKFAKPLLLATFALFWITATPYFSDSALHLLEAQTAPLDDGRQKAGAIVILGGGTYFHAPEYNNQDTISETALVRLRYGARLQRKTGKPILVTGGRPLGNSASEARQMRLVLEQDFQVPVRWTEDASDNTLENARYSFRTLQQDGIGKVYLVTHAWHMPRAADAFRRAGFEVVEAPTAFTTRYRTDLLAFLPRAEAAKNSRIFVHELIGSLWYRLKFMLSNSKTNEGTT
- a CDS encoding OsmC family protein; translated protein: MKARVKWVEQVSFLGETESNHAVLMDGSPAVGGRNLGPRPMEMLLLGAGGCTSFDVVSILKKSRQAISDCYVEIDAERAETDPKVFTKIHMHFVVKGKNIKPEAVEKAIKLSAEKYCSASIMLGATASVTHDFEVVQE
- the coq7 gene encoding 2-polyprenyl-3-methyl-6-methoxy-1,4-benzoquinone monooxygenase; its protein translation is MFSPDRLIVEFDKGLRTLFSQAHSVRPHPDANLPDVPMDDAEKKHAVGLMRINHSGEICAQALYQGQGLTARDPAVQQKLQQAAQEETEHLAWTSRRVHELGGHLSMLNPLWYTGSLALGAFAGLLGDKWNLGFLAETEHQVGGHLQSHLEKLPPQDAKSRAVVRQMYEDETSHSEMAKQMGGAELPAPVRLAMRATSRILTQAAYRI
- the trpC gene encoding indole-3-glycerol phosphate synthase TrpC gives rise to the protein MSDILKKILAVKAQEVSAALSAKPLPTIRAEAEQAGPVRDFVAAIRGRIASGQPAVIAEIKKASPSKGVIRPDFHPDTIAASYEQHGATCLSVLTDEQFFQGSAEYLQQARAACDLPVLRKDFIVSEYQIYQARAMGADAILLIASALTLGQMKTFEALAHKLGMAVLVEVHDGDELKVALHLKTPLVGINNRNLRTFEVSLQNTLDLLPHIPEDRVVVTESGIHDRQDVSLMQSHRVNAFLVGEAFMRANDPGVELARVFA
- a CDS encoding glutamate-5-semialdehyde dehydrogenase gives rise to the protein MDNIKEYMKGVGQSARAASRVMAMADTNAKNRALENIATAIELNSSKLIAANRKDVDDAKKSGLDAASIDRLTLTEKTIKGMAEGLRQIAALPDPIGEIDDLKFRPSGIQVGRMRVPLGVIGIIYESRPNVTADAAGLCLKSGNACILRGGSEAIHSNQAIAACVHQGLREAGLPETAVQVVNTTDRAAVGELITMKDYVDVIVPRGGKSLIERISNEARIPVIKHLDGICHVYIDDEADLKKAIRIADNAKTHRYGVCNAMETLLVNANVAAKVLPELCKTYLDKGVELRGDDASRKLVAQMKTATEEDWHTEYLAPILAVRVVANVDEAIAHINTYGSQHTDSIVTENYSKAMRFLREVDSSSVMVNASTRFADGFEYGLGAEIGISTDKIHARGPVGLEGLTSQKFIVLGNGQIRI